One Actinospica robiniae DSM 44927 genomic region harbors:
- a CDS encoding zinc ribbon domain-containing protein: protein MTEQSAAQPRLLAEIDRLLDSAGATDAPERSGALWRLEEDERQLDANVIRLPARHRIEVHREPDVDVLPVVLAGEGTVHTDEGALTLAPHALLWLPHGSQRAIEAGSRGLSYLTVHRKRTGMRIQLPRDAEALRRLEAREEEAEGGEPACLLPRLCPECGAPNERSSGQACSTCGAELTR, encoded by the coding sequence ATGACCGAGCAATCCGCCGCACAGCCCCGCCTGCTGGCCGAGATCGACCGGCTGCTCGACTCGGCCGGCGCCACCGACGCGCCAGAGCGCTCCGGCGCCCTGTGGCGGCTGGAGGAGGACGAGCGCCAGCTGGACGCCAACGTGATCCGGCTGCCGGCCCGGCACCGGATCGAGGTGCACCGCGAGCCGGACGTGGACGTGCTGCCGGTCGTGCTGGCGGGCGAGGGCACGGTGCACACCGATGAGGGCGCGCTGACGCTGGCGCCGCACGCGCTGCTGTGGCTGCCGCACGGCTCGCAGCGCGCCATCGAGGCCGGATCGCGCGGCTTGTCCTACCTCACGGTGCACCGGAAGAGAACGGGTATGCGGATTCAGCTGCCACGTGACGCGGAGGCGCTGCGTCGGCTCGAAGCCCGCGAGGAGGAAGCCGAGGGCGGCGAGCCGGCGTGCCTGCTGCCCCGGCTGTGCCCCGAATGCGGCGCGCCGAACGAGCGGTCATCCGGGCAGGCCTGTTCGACCTGCGGAGCCGAACTGACGCGATGA
- a CDS encoding ABC transporter substrate-binding protein produces MPLSVQLPSLRDAAPTRRRLLRTGMSAGLGVGAAGLLGACGLANSSSDASTSAGPSSGPFSFTDDRGTAVELSSSPTRVVAYVDTAAALYDFGVSNRLVGVFGPTKQSDGSADPMAGNLPVDKVTILGQAWGEFDVQKYAKLDPQLLITNMWEKDSLWYVPDTSKATILKLAPSIGITVTSTPMTEPLARYEKLAGLLGADLNSTALTSAKAAFQQAAETLRTTAKSKGTIKVMAASASADLLYISDPSVYPDLTYFESLGVQFVRPNKVVGGFFESLSWENADKYDADVILLDDRSSALQPKDLTGKPTWTRLPAVKAGQVVGWGSELRYSYQALAPIVSGFATSLASAQKVA; encoded by the coding sequence ATGCCCCTGTCCGTCCAGCTCCCCTCGCTCCGCGACGCGGCACCCACCCGCCGCCGCCTTCTGCGCACCGGTATGAGCGCAGGGCTCGGAGTCGGAGCGGCCGGGCTGCTCGGCGCTTGCGGTCTGGCGAACTCGAGCAGCGACGCGTCCACGAGCGCCGGCCCGAGCTCGGGCCCGTTCTCCTTCACCGACGATCGGGGCACGGCGGTCGAGCTGTCCTCTTCACCGACCCGCGTCGTCGCGTACGTGGACACGGCCGCCGCGCTCTACGACTTCGGCGTGTCCAACCGCCTGGTCGGCGTCTTCGGCCCGACCAAGCAGTCCGACGGCTCGGCCGATCCGATGGCCGGAAACCTGCCGGTGGACAAGGTGACCATCCTCGGCCAGGCCTGGGGCGAGTTCGACGTGCAGAAGTACGCCAAGCTCGATCCGCAGCTGCTGATCACCAACATGTGGGAGAAGGACTCGCTCTGGTACGTGCCGGACACGAGCAAGGCCACGATCCTGAAGTTGGCGCCCAGCATAGGAATCACGGTCACCAGCACGCCGATGACCGAGCCGCTCGCCCGCTACGAGAAGCTGGCCGGACTGCTCGGCGCCGACCTGAACTCCACCGCGCTCACCTCAGCGAAGGCCGCGTTCCAGCAGGCTGCTGAGACGCTGCGTACCACCGCCAAGTCGAAGGGCACGATCAAGGTCATGGCCGCCTCGGCATCGGCCGACCTGCTCTACATATCCGACCCCTCGGTCTACCCGGATCTGACCTACTTCGAGTCGCTCGGCGTGCAGTTCGTCCGCCCGAATAAGGTCGTCGGCGGCTTCTTCGAGAGCCTCAGCTGGGAGAACGCCGACAAGTACGACGCGGACGTGATCCTGCTCGACGACCGCAGCTCCGCCCTGCAGCCCAAGGACCTGACCGGCAAGCCGACCTGGACCCGGCTGCCCGCCGTCAAGGCCGGCCAGGTCGTCGGCTGGGGCAGTGAGCTGCGTTACTCCTACCAGGCGCTGGCTCCGATCGTCTCCGGGTTCGCCACGTCTCTCGCCTCCGCGCAGAAGGTCGCCTGA
- a CDS encoding siderophore-interacting protein, producing MFGFFELEVARTRRLSTGMQRVTFRAARPGGLAEFASGGRDQRFKLFLPRPEDDGPTDPPPVDAGELWYAAWRAQDPDRRSIMRTYTVREQRREPGEIDVDFALHHESGPATRWANGCLAGDRLIALGPTDSENGGVDFRPPPGTAEVLLAGDESALPAIAGILARLGAGTRVRGWIEVGHPDDIQELPTRADAEISWLIRGAGVRLTEAVSAAAPATGQAYAWIAGEAGEVRRLRRHLVGRANLDRRHVTFTGYWRRGTTEEELLEEAVLAAAGAAAGAE from the coding sequence ATGTTCGGCTTCTTCGAGCTCGAAGTCGCCCGGACGCGCAGGCTCAGCACCGGTATGCAGCGCGTGACGTTCCGGGCCGCGCGACCGGGCGGGCTGGCCGAGTTCGCCTCCGGGGGACGGGACCAGCGCTTCAAGCTCTTCCTGCCACGGCCCGAGGACGACGGCCCGACCGATCCGCCGCCGGTGGACGCCGGCGAGCTCTGGTACGCGGCATGGCGGGCGCAGGACCCGGACCGGCGCTCGATCATGCGCACGTACACGGTGCGGGAGCAGCGCCGCGAGCCGGGCGAGATCGACGTAGATTTCGCGCTGCACCACGAATCAGGGCCGGCCACCCGCTGGGCGAACGGCTGCCTGGCCGGGGATCGGCTGATCGCGCTCGGGCCGACCGACTCGGAGAACGGCGGCGTGGACTTCCGGCCTCCGCCGGGCACCGCCGAGGTGCTGCTGGCCGGCGACGAGTCCGCCCTGCCGGCCATCGCCGGCATCCTGGCCCGGCTCGGTGCCGGCACCCGGGTGCGCGGGTGGATCGAAGTCGGCCACCCGGACGACATCCAGGAGCTGCCGACCCGGGCCGACGCCGAAATCAGCTGGCTGATCCGCGGCGCGGGCGTACGGCTGACCGAGGCCGTCAGCGCGGCCGCTCCGGCCACCGGACAGGCCTACGCCTGGATCGCGGGCGAGGCCGGCGAAGTCAGAAGACTGCGCCGGCATCTCGTCGGTCGCGCGAATCTGGACCGCCGCCACGTCACCTTCACCGGCTACTGGCGCCGCGGCACGACCGAGGAGGAGCTGCTGGAGGAAGCGGTCCTGGCCGCCGCGGGCGCCGCGGCCGGCGCCGAGTGA
- a CDS encoding FHA domain-containing protein FhaB/FipA has protein sequence MTGLTITVMKLGLLAILWIFVLLALGVVRTDLFGAGGRSGRSRPSSRPTPPAAVVDRPSAKPRRGAVPTHLVVTSGSLAGTSVALTGVQITLGRAHDSTIVLDDDFASSRHARIYPDATGQWVVEDLGSTNGTYLDRAKINAPTPVPLGVPIRIGKTALELKK, from the coding sequence TTGACCGGCCTCACGATCACGGTGATGAAGCTCGGCCTGCTGGCGATACTCTGGATCTTCGTGCTGCTCGCGCTCGGCGTGGTGCGTACGGATCTGTTCGGGGCGGGCGGCCGGTCCGGCCGCTCCCGCCCCTCTTCCCGCCCCACGCCCCCGGCGGCCGTGGTCGACCGCCCCAGCGCCAAGCCGCGCCGCGGCGCGGTGCCGACCCATCTGGTGGTCACCTCGGGCTCGCTGGCGGGCACCAGCGTCGCGCTGACGGGGGTTCAGATCACCCTCGGCCGGGCGCACGACTCGACCATCGTGCTCGACGACGACTTCGCCTCCAGCCGCCACGCCCGGATCTACCCGGACGCCACCGGCCAGTGGGTGGTGGAGGATCTCGGCTCCACGAACGGGACATATCTCGACCGAGCCAAGATCAACGCGCCGACACCGGTACCTTTGGGTGTGCCCATCCGGATCGGCAAGACCGCCCTCGAACTCAAGAAGTGA
- a CDS encoding MarR family winged helix-turn-helix transcriptional regulator: MKTTATSTETVTQSKQRQAEPIPRTGPRPDVAAFERLTQALVGVTAQSLDALDGAVTVSQFRLLRTLDGLGRVPSSTLAAALGTAASSVTRLVDRLEAAGYVSRGTDAHSRSIVTVDVTPHGRDVVTAVLARRHELLEAVLDRMSAEDRAHAAAAAEGFVQLVGDVTVEAGAIGPVAL, from the coding sequence GTGAAGACCACCGCCACGTCGACTGAGACAGTCACGCAGAGCAAGCAGCGGCAGGCCGAGCCGATCCCGCGCACCGGCCCGCGCCCCGACGTCGCCGCCTTCGAGCGCCTGACCCAGGCGCTCGTGGGCGTCACCGCGCAAAGCCTCGACGCGCTCGACGGAGCCGTCACCGTCTCGCAGTTCCGGCTGCTGCGGACGCTCGACGGACTCGGCCGAGTGCCCTCGTCCACCCTGGCCGCGGCCCTGGGCACCGCCGCATCCTCGGTCACCCGGCTGGTCGACCGGCTCGAAGCGGCCGGCTATGTCAGTCGCGGCACGGACGCGCACAGCCGCAGCATCGTCACGGTCGACGTGACCCCGCACGGCCGCGACGTGGTCACGGCCGTACTGGCCCGCCGGCACGAGCTGCTCGAGGCCGTTCTGGACCGGATGTCCGCCGAAGACCGCGCGCACGCCGCGGCCGCGGCCGAAGGCTTCGTCCAGCTGGTCGGCGACGTCACCGTGGAAGCCGGGGCGATCGGGCCGGTGGCGCTGTGA
- a CDS encoding serine hydrolase domain-containing protein codes for MTVNGESLRAALVETLADHGPGVYGLVTESGRAVFAESVGVADLKDPRPPAANDQYRLGSVTKMYTATLVLQLVADGLLAFDDTVEKLLPGLVPDSGGITVEMLLRLRSGLPDYSEALFGDSLDDLSALESYWSPRRVVEAALSRDGRVAPDTEYRHGNTEFILLGLMIEAATGERYDAQLWQRIIKPLGLVDTTLPTVDPYLRGPHATGHNRMSPDAGYTPFTTMTPSEGWSAGAMVATAADVAAFLDGLFGGALLPEAMLARMVEPLRRIDECRSTGLGVMRFDFGNGAGNVAYGYTGGSPGFSTVCLRTVSGRSVVLWQNGIELYNPMGSRAAFVQAALRP; via the coding sequence ATGACGGTGAATGGGGAGTCGCTGCGTGCCGCGCTGGTCGAGACCCTCGCGGACCACGGACCGGGGGTCTACGGGCTGGTGACGGAGTCCGGTCGGGCCGTCTTCGCCGAGTCGGTCGGCGTCGCGGATCTCAAGGATCCGCGCCCGCCGGCGGCGAACGACCAGTACCGGCTCGGCAGCGTCACCAAGATGTACACGGCCACGCTCGTGCTTCAGTTGGTCGCCGATGGCCTGCTGGCCTTCGATGACACGGTGGAGAAGCTGCTGCCCGGTCTCGTTCCGGACAGTGGCGGCATCACCGTGGAGATGCTGCTGCGGCTTCGATCCGGTCTTCCCGACTACAGCGAAGCATTGTTCGGCGATTCCCTCGACGATTTGTCGGCTCTCGAGAGCTACTGGTCTCCGCGCCGAGTGGTCGAGGCCGCGCTGAGCCGCGACGGCCGGGTCGCGCCCGATACCGAGTACCGGCACGGCAACACCGAGTTCATCCTGCTCGGCCTGATGATCGAGGCAGCCACCGGAGAGCGCTACGACGCCCAGTTGTGGCAGCGCATCATCAAACCTCTGGGTCTGGTTGACACGACTCTGCCCACCGTCGATCCGTATCTCCGGGGGCCGCACGCCACAGGCCACAACCGCATGTCGCCGGACGCCGGCTACACGCCCTTCACCACGATGACCCCCTCGGAGGGCTGGAGTGCGGGGGCGATGGTGGCCACGGCGGCCGACGTCGCGGCCTTCCTCGACGGGCTGTTCGGCGGTGCGTTGCTGCCGGAAGCGATGCTGGCCCGGATGGTCGAGCCGCTTCGGCGGATCGACGAGTGCCGGAGCACAGGGCTCGGGGTGATGCGGTTCGACTTCGGCAACGGTGCCGGCAACGTCGCGTACGGGTACACCGGGGGCTCGCCTGGTTTCTCGACGGTGTGCCTGCGCACGGTCTCCGGCCGGAGCGTGGTGCTGTGGCAGAACGGCATAGAGCTCTACAACCCGATGGGCTCGCGCGCGGCGTTCGTCCAAGCGGCATTGCGCCCCTGA
- a CDS encoding FhaA domain-containing protein, whose amino-acid sequence MGVLQRFERRLEGLVNGAFAKAFKSEVQPVEIASALQRECDDRAAPVSQGRVMVPNDFTVELGAHDYERLATYAGPLSAELGELLQDHGREQRYMFVGPVEVKFERVADLSTGMFRIRSQALAGVVQMPGYPPQQAAGFGAPPQQQQPQGYPQQPPVPPQQPFGAPAGQGGFGAPPQQQQPPMGGGFPQPQAGPGTCWIEVNGVRHPLSRAVTSLGRGTEVDLRIDDPSVSRRHAEIRVGMPSVISDLGSTNGIVVDDQHVRQAQLRDGSVIHLGNTTIIFRQDPR is encoded by the coding sequence GTGGGTGTTCTCCAGCGCTTTGAGCGACGCCTCGAAGGCCTGGTCAACGGCGCCTTCGCCAAGGCATTCAAGTCCGAGGTGCAGCCGGTCGAGATCGCCAGCGCGCTCCAGCGCGAGTGCGACGACCGCGCCGCCCCGGTCAGCCAGGGGCGGGTGATGGTGCCCAACGACTTCACCGTGGAGCTCGGGGCGCACGACTACGAGCGGCTGGCGACCTACGCCGGGCCGCTCTCGGCCGAGCTCGGCGAGCTGCTCCAGGACCACGGCCGGGAGCAGCGCTACATGTTCGTCGGCCCGGTCGAGGTGAAGTTCGAGCGGGTGGCCGACCTGAGCACCGGCATGTTCCGGATCCGCTCCCAGGCGCTGGCCGGGGTGGTGCAGATGCCGGGCTACCCGCCGCAGCAGGCCGCCGGCTTCGGCGCGCCGCCGCAGCAGCAACAGCCCCAGGGCTACCCGCAGCAGCCCCCGGTGCCGCCGCAGCAGCCGTTCGGCGCGCCCGCCGGCCAGGGCGGCTTCGGCGCGCCCCCGCAGCAGCAGCAACCGCCGATGGGCGGCGGCTTCCCGCAGCCGCAGGCCGGCCCGGGCACCTGCTGGATCGAGGTCAACGGCGTGCGCCACCCGCTCTCCCGCGCCGTCACCAGCCTCGGCCGCGGCACCGAGGTGGACCTGCGGATCGACGACCCCTCGGTCTCCCGCCGGCACGCGGAGATCCGGGTCGGCATGCCCTCGGTCATCTCCGACCTCGGCTCGACCAACGGCATTGTGGTCGACGACCAGCACGTACGCCAGGCACAGCTGCGCGACGGCTCGGTCATCCACCTGGGCAACACCACGATCATCTTCCGCCAGGACCCCCGGTAG
- a CDS encoding FecCD family ABC transporter permease — MTHRRAIGIPAALCVLLAICLLSLAIGALPLAPSAVWHGLTDPASTAYPVVHQMRLPRTVLGLLVGAALGVAGALMQALTRNPIADPGLLGVNAGASAAVVTATALFGISGLGGVIWFALAGSALISVLIYFIGGSGVGSPARLALAGTAVNAALYSYVGAVELLDTDALDRMRFWTVGSLADANLPTVSWIAPFLLVGIVLAAGCARPLDALALGDDAATSLGGRPTLTRAVAILAIVLLCGAATAACGPIVFVGLMIPRLVSRFTGPSLPRILPYSAILAPVLLLGADVLGRILVRPAELEVGIVTAVLGGPVFLLTVAGRRS; from the coding sequence ATGACGCACCGCCGCGCCATCGGCATACCGGCAGCGCTCTGCGTACTGCTCGCGATCTGCTTGCTGAGCCTGGCGATCGGCGCGCTGCCGCTGGCTCCCTCCGCCGTCTGGCACGGGCTGACCGACCCCGCCTCCACGGCGTATCCCGTGGTGCACCAGATGCGGCTGCCGCGCACCGTCCTCGGGCTGCTCGTCGGCGCGGCCCTCGGCGTGGCCGGCGCGCTCATGCAGGCCCTGACCCGCAATCCGATCGCCGACCCGGGCCTGCTCGGCGTCAACGCGGGGGCCTCCGCCGCGGTCGTCACCGCCACCGCGCTGTTCGGCATATCCGGGCTCGGCGGCGTGATCTGGTTCGCCCTGGCCGGATCCGCGCTCATCTCCGTGCTCATCTACTTCATCGGCGGCAGCGGCGTCGGCAGTCCGGCCCGGCTGGCCCTGGCCGGCACCGCGGTCAACGCCGCGCTGTATTCCTATGTCGGCGCAGTGGAACTGCTCGACACGGACGCCCTGGACCGCATGCGGTTCTGGACCGTCGGATCGCTCGCCGACGCGAATCTCCCCACCGTCAGCTGGATCGCGCCGTTCCTGCTCGTCGGCATCGTGCTCGCGGCCGGATGCGCCAGACCGCTTGACGCGCTCGCGTTGGGCGACGACGCGGCCACCTCGCTCGGCGGCCGCCCCACCCTCACCCGCGCCGTCGCGATCCTCGCCATCGTGCTGCTCTGCGGCGCCGCCACCGCAGCCTGCGGCCCGATCGTGTTCGTGGGCCTGATGATCCCGCGGCTGGTCTCGCGGTTCACCGGACCCAGCCTGCCCAGAATCCTGCCCTACAGCGCGATCCTGGCCCCGGTGCTGCTGCTCGGCGCGGACGTCCTCGGCCGGATCCTGGTGCGCCCGGCCGAATTGGAAGTGGGAATAGTCACAGCCGTGCTCGGCGGGCCCGTGTTCCTCCTCACCGTCGCCGGACGTCGCTCATGA
- a CDS encoding DoxX family protein: MNLALWITSGLLAVVALLGGTTKTFVPKAKLAAAHGGGWTASVDPGLIKALGVLELLAAPGLILPVALHIVPALSRVTAVCWIVLMIGAMATHGRRRELPLVGVNLVYLAVAGFIAWNR, encoded by the coding sequence ATGAACCTCGCACTGTGGATCACGTCCGGCCTGCTCGCCGTCGTCGCGCTCCTCGGCGGCACCACAAAGACCTTCGTGCCGAAGGCGAAGCTGGCCGCGGCGCACGGCGGCGGCTGGACCGCGAGTGTCGATCCCGGCCTCATCAAGGCCCTGGGCGTACTCGAACTGCTCGCCGCGCCCGGGCTGATCCTGCCGGTGGCGCTGCACATCGTGCCCGCGCTCAGCAGGGTGACCGCCGTCTGCTGGATCGTGCTGATGATCGGAGCGATGGCCACGCACGGGCGGCGCCGCGAACTGCCGCTCGTGGGCGTGAACCTCGTCTACCTGGCCGTCGCCGGCTTCATCGCCTGGAACCGCTGA
- a CDS encoding SigE family RNA polymerase sigma factor produces the protein MAVGDDVEFDAFYTATHRRIVSHVYAMTGSLHEAEDCVQEAYARAWQQWNRLTTEVGNPEAWVRTVAARLAVSSWRKAVNRLKAHRRESRADEVSGMNPDHIAVVAALRRISADQRMAIVLYHYAGLSVEEIAIETGVPSGTVKARLSRGRKALAPHLSEFAESLEKPRTTNSSEQPQSSGRGI, from the coding sequence ATGGCGGTCGGAGACGACGTCGAGTTCGATGCGTTCTACACGGCCACGCACCGGCGCATAGTCAGTCACGTCTATGCGATGACCGGCAGTCTGCACGAGGCGGAGGACTGCGTCCAGGAGGCTTACGCGCGGGCCTGGCAGCAATGGAACAGGCTCACCACCGAGGTGGGCAACCCCGAGGCGTGGGTGCGCACGGTCGCCGCCAGGCTCGCGGTCTCCTCCTGGCGCAAGGCGGTCAACCGGCTCAAGGCGCACCGCCGGGAGAGCCGCGCGGACGAGGTGTCCGGGATGAACCCGGATCACATCGCCGTCGTCGCGGCGCTGCGCCGGATCTCGGCCGACCAGCGGATGGCGATCGTGCTCTACCACTACGCCGGGCTCTCGGTCGAGGAGATCGCGATCGAGACCGGAGTGCCTTCGGGCACGGTCAAGGCACGCCTGTCGCGCGGTCGCAAGGCGCTGGCTCCGCACCTGTCGGAGTTCGCCGAGAGCCTCGAGAAACCCCGCACAACGAACTCATCCGAACAACCTCAGTCCAGTGGGAGGGGGATCTGA
- a CDS encoding acetylxylan esterase: MKISQISPGAAVNEHPFPFDPSYGMDLDALLQVSAPDNAPSDFAEFWSRRYNEARDTTVEPKLGRKVRSARGVEFYEIEFTSVGGVRLGGWLALPADGEVERGFVFGHGYSGRDAPDSVLPVARAAAIFPASRGLPTKGLIPGVPADPGGHVLHGVESPATYIVGGCVADLWCAATALTELVPAAGRRLDYSGISFGGGTGALALPWDDRFTAAQLIVPTFGNHPLRVTLECNGSGAAVRERFLTDPAVLDVLAYFDAATAARHLRLPVHAVPALFDPSVPPPSQFAIVNSLAGPVEALVATAGHFHEFPQYTQETVRLVRATREFFAA; the protein is encoded by the coding sequence ATGAAGATCAGTCAGATCTCGCCGGGCGCCGCCGTCAACGAGCACCCGTTCCCGTTCGATCCGTCCTACGGGATGGATCTGGACGCGCTGCTGCAGGTGAGCGCGCCGGACAACGCCCCGTCCGACTTCGCCGAGTTCTGGTCGCGACGTTATAACGAGGCGCGGGACACGACGGTCGAGCCGAAGCTCGGTCGCAAAGTCCGCAGCGCCCGGGGCGTCGAGTTCTACGAGATCGAGTTCACTTCGGTCGGCGGAGTGCGGCTCGGCGGCTGGCTGGCGCTGCCGGCGGACGGGGAGGTCGAGCGCGGCTTCGTCTTCGGCCACGGCTACAGCGGCCGCGACGCGCCCGACTCCGTACTGCCGGTGGCCCGGGCGGCGGCGATCTTCCCGGCGTCCCGGGGTCTGCCGACGAAGGGCCTGATCCCCGGTGTTCCCGCGGACCCGGGCGGCCACGTGCTGCACGGCGTCGAATCGCCGGCCACGTATATCGTCGGCGGCTGCGTCGCCGACCTGTGGTGCGCCGCGACGGCTCTGACCGAGCTTGTGCCCGCCGCTGGGCGGCGCCTGGACTACTCGGGCATCAGCTTCGGTGGCGGGACCGGCGCGCTCGCCCTGCCCTGGGACGACCGTTTCACCGCGGCCCAACTGATCGTGCCGACCTTCGGCAACCATCCGCTCCGGGTGACGCTCGAATGCAACGGCAGCGGCGCGGCCGTTCGCGAGCGTTTCCTCACCGACCCCGCGGTACTGGACGTCCTGGCCTACTTCGACGCCGCGACAGCCGCCCGCCACCTGCGGCTTCCGGTCCACGCGGTGCCGGCGCTGTTCGATCCCTCGGTGCCGCCGCCGAGCCAGTTCGCCATCGTCAATTCGCTCGCCGGGCCGGTCGAGGCGCTCGTCGCCACGGCCGGGCACTTCCACGAGTTCCCGCAGTACACCCAGGAGACGGTGCGCCTGGTCCGTGCGACCCGGGAGTTCTTCGCCGCATGA
- a CDS encoding GNAT family N-acetyltransferase, producing MTTMEIRDEREEHNRFSAYVQGSRIGYASWILVGETVLLPHVEVDADRHDLGIGSLLVRRVFDEARSRGYTVLALCPFAHRWADLHPAYRDVVRNPKAGELAAVNALLAADQTMRTLHRDEPKLLTKIMEPGVVPDPLSPTGPADQGTNAW from the coding sequence ATGACGACGATGGAGATCCGGGACGAACGCGAGGAGCACAACCGCTTCTCCGCCTACGTGCAGGGCAGTCGGATCGGCTACGCCAGCTGGATCCTGGTGGGCGAGACGGTCCTGCTGCCGCACGTCGAGGTGGATGCGGACCGCCACGACCTGGGCATCGGCTCGCTGCTGGTGCGGCGGGTGTTCGACGAGGCGCGCAGCCGCGGCTACACCGTGCTGGCGCTGTGCCCCTTCGCCCACCGCTGGGCCGACCTGCATCCGGCCTACCGGGACGTCGTGCGCAATCCGAAGGCGGGTGAGCTCGCGGCGGTCAACGCCCTGCTGGCCGCCGACCAGACCATGCGCACCCTGCACCGGGACGAGCCGAAGCTGCTCACGAAGATCATGGAGCCCGGGGTGGTCCCCGACCCGCTGAGCCCGACCGGCCCGGCGGATCAGGGCACCAACGCCTGGTGA
- a CDS encoding chloride channel protein: MSQHRERPVHLGDFNLDPRVVPIAGLALLVGGAGALASFLLLRLIGLITNLVFFQRVSTALIAPGADRHDPLLVLCAPLAGGLVVGLMARFGSEKIRGHGMPEAIEAILTGGSRVAPRVAILKPISAAISIGSGGPFGAEGPIIMTGGAVGSILAQALKLTADERKTLLVSGAAAGMAATFNAPLASVLLAVELLLFEWRPRSLIPVGAAVTMSVICRGWLLGTAPIFPVTTLVHPGPGAVTLALIPGLTGGLLAIGATGLVYLAEDAFTRLPIHWMWWPAIGGLGIGIGGLFEPRALGVGYDVIDQLLTGRAGLSLILGILIVKTLIWSFSLGSGTSGGVLAPVFMIGGALGALEGHVLPQVFPGFWAMAGLAAVVGGVMRSPLTGIVFTLELTHAWNDLMPLLVASVSAYLLSVLLLKRSVLTEKIARRGLHLTREYSTDPLEIFFAREVMTQDPVTLRADESLEQALSRRIPDAAEPKREPALYPVVDGSGALTGILTLRELLAAEAEQSPGRTVGELARPPRTVIHADQTLREVVNAFAVHSTTRAPVVDRSDPTRLLGVVTLTQLLHARRQDHREEHHRQRHLLARPLVERAQAPVLTTTATSEGP; encoded by the coding sequence GTGAGCCAGCACCGCGAACGGCCCGTGCACCTGGGCGACTTCAACCTCGATCCGCGGGTGGTGCCGATCGCCGGCCTCGCCCTGCTCGTCGGCGGGGCCGGCGCGCTCGCCTCCTTCCTGCTGCTGCGGCTGATCGGCCTGATCACCAACCTGGTCTTCTTCCAGCGCGTCTCGACCGCGCTGATCGCCCCCGGCGCGGACCGGCACGACCCGCTGCTGGTGCTCTGCGCCCCGCTCGCCGGCGGCCTCGTGGTCGGGCTGATGGCCCGCTTCGGCTCCGAGAAGATCCGCGGCCACGGCATGCCCGAGGCCATCGAGGCGATCCTGACCGGCGGCAGCCGGGTGGCGCCGCGGGTGGCCATCCTCAAGCCGATCTCGGCCGCGATCAGCATCGGCTCCGGCGGCCCGTTCGGCGCCGAGGGCCCGATCATCATGACCGGCGGCGCGGTCGGCTCGATCCTCGCCCAGGCGCTCAAGCTCACCGCGGACGAGCGCAAGACCCTGCTCGTCTCCGGCGCCGCCGCGGGCATGGCGGCCACCTTCAACGCGCCGCTCGCCTCGGTGCTGCTCGCGGTGGAGCTGCTGCTGTTCGAATGGCGTCCGCGCAGCCTCATACCCGTCGGCGCGGCCGTGACCATGTCGGTGATCTGCCGCGGCTGGCTGCTCGGCACCGCGCCCATCTTCCCGGTGACCACGCTCGTGCACCCCGGCCCCGGCGCCGTCACGCTGGCGCTGATCCCGGGCCTGACCGGCGGACTGCTCGCGATCGGCGCCACCGGCCTGGTCTACCTGGCCGAGGACGCCTTCACCCGGCTGCCGATCCACTGGATGTGGTGGCCCGCGATCGGCGGCCTGGGCATCGGCATCGGCGGCCTGTTCGAACCGCGCGCCCTCGGCGTCGGCTACGACGTGATCGACCAGCTGCTGACCGGCCGGGCCGGGCTGAGCCTGATCCTCGGCATCCTCATCGTCAAGACTCTGATCTGGTCGTTCTCGCTCGGGTCCGGCACCTCAGGCGGAGTGCTCGCCCCCGTGTTCATGATCGGCGGCGCCCTCGGTGCGCTCGAGGGACACGTGCTGCCGCAGGTCTTCCCCGGCTTCTGGGCGATGGCCGGCCTCGCCGCCGTGGTCGGCGGCGTGATGCGCTCCCCGCTCACCGGCATCGTCTTCACCCTCGAGCTGACCCACGCCTGGAACGACCTGATGCCGCTGCTGGTGGCCTCGGTCAGCGCGTACCTGCTCTCGGTGCTGCTGCTCAAGCGCTCGGTGCTGACCGAGAAGATCGCCCGCCGCGGCCTGCACCTGACCCGCGAGTACTCCACCGACCCGCTCGAGATCTTCTTCGCCCGTGAGGTGATGACCCAGGACCCGGTCACGCTGCGGGCGGACGAGTCGCTCGAGCAGGCGCTGAGCCGGCGGATCCCGGATGCGGCCGAGCCCAAGCGGGAGCCCGCGCTCTACCCGGTCGTCGACGGATCCGGCGCGCTCACCGGCATCCTCACCCTGCGCGAGCTGCTGGCCGCCGAGGCCGAGCAGTCGCCTGGGCGAACCGTCGGCGAATTGGCCAGACCTCCCCGTACAGTGATTCACGCGGACCAGACGCTGCGCGAGGTGGTCAACGCGTTCGCCGTGCACAGCACCACCAGGGCCCCCGTCGTGGACCGGTCCGACCCCACCCGGCTGCTCGGCGTGGTCACCCTCACCCAGCTGCTGCACGCGCGCCGCCAGGACCACCGTGAGGAACATCACCGGCAGCGTCACCTGCTCGCCCGGCCCCTCGTCGAGCGCGCGCAGGCGCCTGTGCTGACCACGACCGCGACGAGTGAGGGACCATGA